The following is a genomic window from Thalassoglobus sp. JC818.
CAGTAACCTTCCCGTTCGCGGTCACTGATTCAAATCACCGAGCGTGATATTCGGTCTTGCGAAAGCATCCTGACAAGACCACGCGGGAAACAAACTCGCTCTTAGAGAGTGCAAGATAACGCATCGGAAAGAATTCAGCATGTCTACCGTTTCAATCTCGATTGCCGACTTTGACAATCCACGTCATGCACAGGCGATCGTCGACTGCATCAACGCCTACGCAACAGAATCACACGGCGGAGGTGCAGAAGTCGCACCGGAGATTGCTTCCGCAATTGTTCCGGGAATGAAACGACTCCCCGGGGCATTCACCTTGCTCGCATGGGATGGGGACAAACCTGTCGGGGCTGCCATTTGCTTCATGGGATTCTCGACGTTCGCAGCCATGCCGCTCGTCAACATTCATGACTTATCTGTCATGCACGCATATCGCGGACAAGGCATCGGATCGAGATTGATCAAAGCTGTCGAAAGTCACGCGCGTGAACTCGGATGTTGCAAAGTCACACTCGAGGTCCGCAAAGAGAATCCGCTCGCTGAGCAGCTTTATTTGCGATTGGGATTCGGTGATCCCGACGGTTTTGAAACACGATTCCTCGACAAGAAGTTGATTTAGAGGATCTTCAGATTTGGTTTGCATTCCCTCCGCACGAGCAAACACACCCATTTACTCAATGAAACAGCACAAGCGAGTGCACAGGAAAGAGCAACTTGCTCTCCACGAGTCCTCTGCGATCGCTTACCACGGGCTCGGGCGATTCATAGAACCGGACGAACCAGCCTGTCCGCGGCGCCAACGTTCTTCATGAATCTGACCGCGCCCCGAGGCGCAACCTTCCCAGTCATTGGTCTTCCATCGGCAGGTATGCCGGTCGACTGATTCTCCCGCGAAGAAGCAGTTCTGATCGGCAGCTCTCCAAACGCCCATTTCAAACTCAGGCGGCAGCCAACCCATTGTTTTCTTGACTGCGAAGACCATCGCAAGACACAACGCGAACAAACCTGTGAGCAGCAGAATCAGCGGAAAGAGCAAGATCCCCAGATCGAAGAATCTCGTGCCGATCGGTGAAATCTGCTTCCAGAAGAGAACGGTGACCAGTGTGGCCAGACTCAAGTAAGGCCCATAGGGGATCGACCGATCTCGCACAAACACCGCCGTGCCAAGAATGGCAAGCAACGCAAACAGTGGAGCGAGAAAAAAGGCGATGACGGTCGGTTGCCATCCCAGAAAGGCTCCCACCATCGCCATCAGCACAACGTCACCGAAACCCATCGCTTCTTCGCGAAGAAACAAAAATCCCAACAATCGAACCGCCCACACAACGCCTCCACCCACGATCAGTCCGACCAAGCTGACCGCTAAGCCGTGCAGGTGAGGGTGTGACGTAATCCATTCCGGAACACGGGAACCGGCGAGAAGTGGATGCACCCAATCTGGAGTGACGATGCTGAACGTTCGAGCCAGTGATTCATCCTGAAACCAGACAGGAACGATGTGTACAATCCCTAATGCCGTACTGGCGATGAGGGCAAAGAACATGGCGGGAAGCGTAGACCCGTCGGGAATAATTCTTAAGTCGAAGTCGATCAGCGAGGCGACAAGCAGAGCTTCGATCATCACCATGTGAAATGCATATCGAAGCCAGACAAATGCTTCTGGCGACCAGCCATTCAGCCCGGGATAGATCTGTGGTCCAATCTCAGAATAGATCGAACTCTCGCTGAGGAGCGGATGCAATCCTGCAGGAACTTCAAACAGGTAAACCAGTACGAAAAGACAACCGTTCGCGAACTCCACAAGCGGATAGCGTGGAGAAATCCGCATCTGGCAACTGCGACACCGTCCCCGCAGCTTGATCCAACCGAAAATCGGAATGTTGTCGGACCAGACGATATCTGTATTACATCGAGGGCAGTGAGACGGCCGATTCCACAACGACCGAAGCTGATCCAGGAATCGCGGCTCGGAAGGAATTCTGTGAACACAGACGTTCAAAAAACTCCCGATGACTGCACCGATGGTGAACAGAAACGAAATAATCATCCAGCCTGGCAAATCGAAATGGAGGATCACGCTGCTCCTCCGTTTTCAACGCCCAGATGGGACATGATCTCGTCGACAATCTGTTCAGCAGTTTGTGCGTCGGTCTCGATTTGGAAACTTGCAGCTTCTGAATAAAGCGGAAAACGAGTTTGCAGGACGGATTCAACTTCTTCGACCAACCCTCTTCCGGTGAGCGAGGGTCTGGAACCAGTCGACGCGGAATCTTCATTCAACCGTTGGACAATTGTTTCGACCTTCGCTGTGAGCCAGACCACCGGTCCGCTTTCTTGCATCAGTCGCCTTGTCTGCGGACTGAGAATCGCTCCTCCCCCAGACGATATCACAACTCGCTCGCGAGAAAGTTCCTGTTGAAGCTGTCTGCGTTCCAGTTCACGAAAGTCTTGCTCGCCATCGTCGCGAAAGATCTCAGCAATTGATTTCCCAGCGACATTTACGATTTGCTCGTCGGTGTCAACAAATTCCCATCCGAGACGGGACGCCAGTAGCCGACCGACGGTCGACTTTCCGGTCGCTCGATATCCGATGAGAGTCACCACCATGTTCGTGTTGCCGTTAATTCTCAGCACGCAGTCCAGCACGATCGCTTAACCTGCTTGCCTATGTATTGTAGACGAATTGCTTGCCAGAGCGTTTGCTGCTCAAGACTTGATGTCGAATCCGTAGTTCGAATGTGCCTGAAATCTCTGTCGAACTCTAAGATCGTCGGGGACCGAAGTAGAGCGACGATTTGTGCTCAGAACATATTGATTGTCTCATGAAAATCCCAGTCGCACAGGCCTCATTCTCTGAGTGATGAATTCCGGCCATCAGAACGAGAGGTTCTCCGAAAAGCCCGTCATCAATAACGATTAAGACGATTTTCGAGACCACGTCGTTTGGCGAACGTCTTTATTCGCTTCTCAATGTCGACAAAATTGGAGTCGACACAGCTGCTCGAACGGCCCAGATGACGGAAACCATTCCGACAACAAGGACTGCGCACAGCATTCCGAGCAATTGACTCCAGGGAACGCTGGCTACGGAACTGGAGAGGTGAGGAGCCATCGCCAGGAGAGCTGAAATTGTCCCCAAAACCAGTCCACAGACCAGAAGGATGGCATTCTCAAGCGCAACAACCGAAGCCAGTTGGCCGCTGCGAAAGCCGATCGCGCGCATCAATGCTAGTTCACTGCGGCGCTCGATGACGTTTCGCAGCATGACCGTCGCGAGGCCAATTGTTCCCAACAGAAGCCCCAGCCCGCCGAGTGTCTGGAACGTCGAAAGATAAGTGTTTTGCACCGCGAGAAAGTCTGCCAGTCTGTCTTCGACCCGTTCTGCATCAAACCCATAGTCACCGAGCGACGACTCAAAGGCATCGCTCACCGTGCCGGCAGCTTCAAGCGGAGTCTCAATCAGGAAGTATTCAAACCCGACCTCTTCGGGAAAGACTTCCCGGAAGTTCTCCTCCGACATGACAAGGACACCTTGAAAAACGCTATTGGCAAACATGCCCACAATTTCGAGCGAGTGTTTTGGGTCTTCGTCGCTGGGAACGTTCACAACTTGACCGATTCCTTTGTGCAGGCTGTAGAGCAACGTATTCATGTCTCCGAAGACCGGCACCGCACCTGAAGCAGTCTTCCCTTCGAGCAGTTTCCAGGGCTGATCTCCGGAAGTATCCGCGAAGAGAAACCGTTCACGCTCGATGAAGTCGTTCAGCACGACCTCTGGAATTGCCAGAACAGTTGGGAGTTGAGTTTGATAAAGATTGAGACAACTCGCATTCTCTCCATGCCGGACACGAAACGGCATCACGCTCGCTTGGTCGAGCGTCGCCATCAGTTCTTCGTCAAGAACTTCAATACCCAGCTTGGAACGTCCCTCGACTGTATTCAAATCATAAAGGACCGGAATGTTGGTTTCGGCGACCAAAGAAAAACCCCCGTTGCCTGAATCCGTCTTCGGTTCTGCATTCGCCGGATCTTGTCTGCCCGCCGCAACCGCAACGATTACGAAAGTCGCTGAGGCAATCAGACTTGCACTGAGTACGCTGCGAGACCGATTTCTCGCTGCATTGCGAAGCCCCAACTGTAACGTTCCCCACTTCGAAGATTCAGAATCGAGAATCCGATTGCTGTTCTGCAAGAGTGCTGAAAACGCGAACAAACCACCAATGAGCATTCCGAACCCGACCAGAAAGAATGCTACGATTCGCCACGAAAATCCCGAAAACGCTTCGCTATCAGGAATCGCACCGACCAGCGTCAGTAACAAGATCAGTGAAGAGAGGACCAAGAGCGCAACGGCTGTCCGCTCTGTGCGTTTCCGATTCCGCTGCTGATGCACCGTGCTCGGTTCAGTCTGTGCATTCAACAGCTGTCGGGTCGACTGCGAACGTGTTTGCCAGAGCGATCGAAAGATCGCAAGTGCGGCAACAATGATCGCGATGAACAGACCGATCAGCAGACTTCCGACGTGAACGTACACATTGAGAAACGGTGTCCCTACTGCTCCGAACCACCAGGTCTTGAGACCGTGGATCATGATGGCCGCATAGCCAACAGCCAGCACCATCCCGATCAATCCCCCCAATAAAGCGACGATCAGTCCTTCGTAGAGATAGATCCTGCGAACGCGGCCGGTCGTCATTCCAATGGCATTCAAGAGTCCCAATTCTGAAATGCGATCTTCGATCCCAAGGCGGAATAGAAGTCCGATCAACAGCATCGCTGAGAAGATGAGAAAGAATGAAAACCCGATAAACAATCCTGTGAAATCGGTTGTTCCCTGAGCTGCCATCAATCCCGCTGCCTTGATCGGTTGCGCGACAATTCCCGTGTCAGATGGCTTCAATTCGGAGAGCAATCGTTGTTCGAACTCGTCGCTGAGTTCGGCGAGCGACTGCCCTTCTCCGGGAGCAATACGGAACGACGTCAGTTCTCCGTAACGACTCTTCCAAAGCTTCTGGGCAGTCTTGAGAGAGGTGAACATCTTGGGCGTTGTGCGGTAATCGCTTTCTCGTTCCGTCTCTTTGTTGTCCCAGTACAAATGGTCACGATCGGTGATCAGATTTCGCTTCAGCGGAAAAGGTGCTCTCCAATCTCCATAAGAATCTGCATCGGTCACACCCGGAACGTTGGGAGTGAAACCCATATCATCAGCGACTCCTTGCAGAGCCACGACACCGGCGACATCGAAGATTTCTTCCTGTTCAGGTAGTTCACCACGATCGCCGACCTCGTAGAACTTCACGGCCACTTTTTGACCGGTTCTAAGATCGAGGTCCGTGGCGAGCCAATCGTTCAGATAAACGCTGCCATCGCTGAGTGCAGCATGCTCTCCGACAAAATCGAACGGCCCAAACGGCGCGCTCGTTTCCGGATCGACGCCTGCAATGACCGAATACATCGAGTACTTGTCCGGGTCATCCGGGTTCCAAATGCGATTCAGCAGGTAAACAAGAACGGAAGAAGTTCGCAGATTCAGCGAATTTGCGGCTGCTTCTGCGGCTTCAGCGACTTGATCGTCAAGAATCATCTGATCGCTCTCGAGCGACAGGTAACCTTGTTCTTCGTTCGGAACAAGTCGCAGTGCGAGATCTTCTAGCGTCAACTCTTCAGAGAGAGCTGTCGTGATCTCCTTCGCCACATCTGGACCGATTGTTTCAATCGCGGGCGAGTCCCCTGTCGAAACAAACAAAGCATTGACTCTGGCTGGTTTTGCAACAGGGTTTCGTAGAGATCGACGCACTTCCGCCAGTCCAATTTGAGATTGCAAATCAGAGAGATTGACGAAAGCATTGGCGGGAATCTGCTGACTCGGATTGAGTCCAAAACGCGCGACGCCATTGCTCTCATCTGCAATCGCGGAGACGTCGACGACCAGCTCTGTAATGGTCTCTTCCCGATCTCCAAGCAGTGAATCCCTCGGAATTGAAGCCGGGATTTCGATGAGCACCGAAATCTGATCACCGACCTGAACCTGTAGTTGGTCAGCCACGCGTTGACTGAGAACGACTTCACCATTCTCGGGAGAAGCAAGCCCGTTTGTGTCGAGCATCGACCAGAGCCGCTCATCGGTTCCAATGAGTTCGATGTGAGAAGCTCTTGTTGTCACATCATCATCGGATGTCCGCTCGAGCGTCCCCTGCATCAAGATGGCTGGCGCCGATTGTTGGACTTGTTGATCAGCGTCACTCAATCTGTTCGCGAGTTCTTCTCGAAAGAATCTGAACCCGGTCACCGCGTGATCGATCTTCCCGAGACGGTCGAGTGACATCTGACGGAGGCTGTCACGAACGGAGTCACCGACAACAAGTGCTCCGGCGATCACAGCTGTGGCTGCTGCCACTCCCAGCAGGACCGCAAGATGATTCCTCCAGTAATAGCGAAGGCTATCGATCAGAAAATCTCGAAACCACATCAGAGAACACAATCAAGAGTCATACGGATAGAAAACCTGACTCAAGATTAACCGCGGGTCGAGGAAAGTTCGAGGCGGAAAGAAGATCAGCTACAGCATCGATTTCGGCCGAGCCGTTTCGCTTCGTACAGATTCTTGTCAGCTTGTTCGAGCATGCCATTCATCGTGATGGGAGCCGATCCTAAAGCGTGCGCAACGCCGATACTGATCGTGACATTGATGTCACCCTTACTTGACGTAAAGGGCTTCGAGCCGACGAGTTCACAGAGTTCGTCACCCAGACGACGCAAATTCTCGAGCGTACATTCCACGATGACCAGAGCAAATTCTTCGCCGCCGACTCTCGCAAAGATTTCGTCGTTTCGAACACGACTGTTGACCCGCTTACAGACACCTGCCAGCAATTCATCTCCGATCAGGTGACCGTGAGTGTCATTGATTTGCTTGAAGTAATCGATGTCGAGCAGCAACAGCCCGAGCTGTCGACCATGTCGAAAGCTTCGATTGATTTCGCGAAGGAAAGCATCTTCGAAGTAGCGACGATTGTAGGTTTTCGTCAGGGCATCGACCGTCATCATTTCGAAGACGGCTTCGTGATACATTGCCTCAACATGATCGGAGGCAAGAAACTTGAAGATATGATGACCAATGCGAATCTGATCACCCGACTTGAGGACCTGTTCGCCGACACGCTGATCGTTGACGTATGTGCCGTTCATACTCTTCTGATCGACGATCATACAATTGCGGTCGACCCATCGAATCACAGCGTGGCGTCTCGAAGCGAAATCATCCGAGAGCTCATAGTCACAGGAGATGTCGCGGCCGAAGAGGATCTCATCACGATCGAGGGCAATCAAACTCCCCGTCACGACTGGTGGATAAATCTTCACCAGACACGCGTCTTTGGGACGTGAATGCACGGAATCCTCACCGAATTTCTCCGGAGATTCCGATTCCAAATTCAAAATGGGGACTGTATGGCGCATCGTCAACCGAAAAGGCCACGTGAATTTTGCGATCTTGACACGGTAGGTTAACTCGCAGAAAGCGGTTCCTCCGGCGGAAATATGTTGTCTTTCGGACACACACAGATGTCACGCCAGATTCTAGCGGTTCTGCCAGCTTCACTGATT
Proteins encoded in this region:
- the aroL gene encoding shikimate kinase AroL codes for the protein MLRINGNTNMVVTLIGYRATGKSTVGRLLASRLGWEFVDTDEQIVNVAGKSIAEIFRDDGEQDFRELERRQLQQELSRERVVISSGGGAILSPQTRRLMQESGPVVWLTAKVETIVQRLNEDSASTGSRPSLTGRGLVEEVESVLQTRFPLYSEAASFQIETDAQTAEQIVDEIMSHLGVENGGAA
- a CDS encoding prepilin peptidase, with product MILHFDLPGWMIISFLFTIGAVIGSFLNVCVHRIPSEPRFLDQLRSLWNRPSHCPRCNTDIVWSDNIPIFGWIKLRGRCRSCQMRISPRYPLVEFANGCLFVLVYLFEVPAGLHPLLSESSIYSEIGPQIYPGLNGWSPEAFVWLRYAFHMVMIEALLVASLIDFDLRIIPDGSTLPAMFFALIASTALGIVHIVPVWFQDESLARTFSIVTPDWVHPLLAGSRVPEWITSHPHLHGLAVSLVGLIVGGGVVWAVRLLGFLFLREEAMGFGDVVLMAMVGAFLGWQPTVIAFFLAPLFALLAILGTAVFVRDRSIPYGPYLSLATLVTVLFWKQISPIGTRFFDLGILLFPLILLLTGLFALCLAMVFAVKKTMGWLPPEFEMGVWRAADQNCFFAGESVDRHTCRWKTNDWEGCASGRGQIHEERWRRGQAGSSGSMNRPSPW
- a CDS encoding GNAT family N-acetyltransferase, with the protein product MSTVSISIADFDNPRHAQAIVDCINAYATESHGGGAEVAPEIASAIVPGMKRLPGAFTLLAWDGDKPVGAAICFMGFSTFAAMPLVNIHDLSVMHAYRGQGIGSRLIKAVESHARELGCCKVTLEVRKENPLAEQLYLRLGFGDPDGFETRFLDKKLI
- a CDS encoding FtsX-like permease family protein — its product is MWFRDFLIDSLRYYWRNHLAVLLGVAAATAVIAGALVVGDSVRDSLRQMSLDRLGKIDHAVTGFRFFREELANRLSDADQQVQQSAPAILMQGTLERTSDDDVTTRASHIELIGTDERLWSMLDTNGLASPENGEVVLSQRVADQLQVQVGDQISVLIEIPASIPRDSLLGDREETITELVVDVSAIADESNGVARFGLNPSQQIPANAFVNLSDLQSQIGLAEVRRSLRNPVAKPARVNALFVSTGDSPAIETIGPDVAKEITTALSEELTLEDLALRLVPNEEQGYLSLESDQMILDDQVAEAAEAAANSLNLRTSSVLVYLLNRIWNPDDPDKYSMYSVIAGVDPETSAPFGPFDFVGEHAALSDGSVYLNDWLATDLDLRTGQKVAVKFYEVGDRGELPEQEEIFDVAGVVALQGVADDMGFTPNVPGVTDADSYGDWRAPFPLKRNLITDRDHLYWDNKETERESDYRTTPKMFTSLKTAQKLWKSRYGELTSFRIAPGEGQSLAELSDEFEQRLLSELKPSDTGIVAQPIKAAGLMAAQGTTDFTGLFIGFSFFLIFSAMLLIGLLFRLGIEDRISELGLLNAIGMTTGRVRRIYLYEGLIVALLGGLIGMVLAVGYAAIMIHGLKTWWFGAVGTPFLNVYVHVGSLLIGLFIAIIVAALAIFRSLWQTRSQSTRQLLNAQTEPSTVHQQRNRKRTERTAVALLVLSSLILLLTLVGAIPDSEAFSGFSWRIVAFFLVGFGMLIGGLFAFSALLQNSNRILDSESSKWGTLQLGLRNAARNRSRSVLSASLIASATFVIVAVAAGRQDPANAEPKTDSGNGGFSLVAETNIPVLYDLNTVEGRSKLGIEVLDEELMATLDQASVMPFRVRHGENASCLNLYQTQLPTVLAIPEVVLNDFIERERFLFADTSGDQPWKLLEGKTASGAVPVFGDMNTLLYSLHKGIGQVVNVPSDEDPKHSLEIVGMFANSVFQGVLVMSEENFREVFPEEVGFEYFLIETPLEAAGTVSDAFESSLGDYGFDAERVEDRLADFLAVQNTYLSTFQTLGGLGLLLGTIGLATVMLRNVIERRSELALMRAIGFRSGQLASVVALENAILLVCGLVLGTISALLAMAPHLSSSVASVPWSQLLGMLCAVLVVGMVSVIWAVRAAVSTPILSTLRSE
- a CDS encoding GGDEF domain-containing protein, giving the protein MHSRPKDACLVKIYPPVVTGSLIALDRDEILFGRDISCDYELSDDFASRRHAVIRWVDRNCMIVDQKSMNGTYVNDQRVGEQVLKSGDQIRIGHHIFKFLASDHVEAMYHEAVFEMMTVDALTKTYNRRYFEDAFLREINRSFRHGRQLGLLLLDIDYFKQINDTHGHLIGDELLAGVCKRVNSRVRNDEIFARVGGEEFALVIVECTLENLRRLGDELCELVGSKPFTSSKGDINVTISIGVAHALGSAPITMNGMLEQADKNLYEAKRLGRNRCCS